Proteins encoded within one genomic window of Candidatus Roizmanbacteria bacterium CG_4_9_14_0_2_um_filter_38_17:
- a CDS encoding adenosine deaminase, with protein MVDLQFAGMENMSDLHQHLGSSSTANFLWELAHQQGIKLPEKDYWKFMQLIRMDTSVSFEEYVTRFFEIPERIQSSPYAVERSVHHAISNTYRKANAKLIEIRFNPMLRNRGGEHDLDKIILASVIGMKKAVLEYPVSAGIILMMDRRFSKTKNEVIVDKAIKFHRDGVVGIDLGGPNSEKFNYLQIADAVAKAKEAGLGVTVHTGESTPAEDVWSAVEILKPDRIGHGVRASDDVKLMKYLAKKNIVLEVCPTSNLRVKFVKDLKDMKRILHKFMEYDVKFTINSDNPQLLQTNVSNEMDLLYKNGILDKKQIEQCLKNSLEASFIR; from the coding sequence ATGGTAGATTTACAGTTTGCTGGCATGGAAAACATGTCAGATCTTCATCAGCATTTAGGATCTTCATCGACAGCAAATTTTCTATGGGAGCTAGCTCATCAACAAGGCATTAAGTTGCCTGAGAAAGACTACTGGAAATTTATGCAGCTTATAAGGATGGATACAAGTGTTTCCTTTGAGGAATATGTTACACGTTTTTTTGAAATTCCAGAGAGGATTCAATCTAGTCCTTATGCAGTAGAGCGATCAGTGCACCATGCTATTTCCAATACTTACCGCAAAGCCAACGCAAAACTAATAGAAATTAGATTTAATCCAATGCTTAGAAATAGAGGAGGAGAGCACGATTTGGATAAAATTATATTGGCATCAGTTATAGGAATGAAGAAGGCTGTTCTAGAATATCCAGTTTCAGCTGGAATCATTTTAATGATGGATAGAAGGTTTAGTAAAACTAAGAATGAAGTAATCGTAGATAAAGCAATTAAGTTTCATAGAGATGGTGTAGTGGGAATTGATCTAGGCGGACCAAATAGTGAAAAATTTAATTATCTGCAAATTGCAGATGCAGTTGCAAAAGCGAAAGAAGCTGGTTTGGGGGTTACTGTTCACACTGGTGAATCTACTCCCGCAGAAGATGTCTGGAGCGCCGTTGAAATCCTTAAACCCGATAGAATAGGGCATGGGGTACGAGCATCTGACGACGTTAAACTTATGAAGTATTTAGCCAAGAAAAATATTGTACTTGAGGTTTGTCCTACTTCAAACTTGCGAGTTAAGTTTGTGAAAGATTTGAAAGATATGAAGAGAATTTTGCATAAATTTATGGAATACGATGTAAAGTTTACAATTAATTCTGACAATCCACAATTGTTGCAGACAAATGTTTCTAATGAGATGGATCTTTTGTATAAAAATGGTATCCTAGACAAGAAGCAGATTGAGCAGTGTCTTAAAAACTCTCTAGAAGCATCTTTTATTCGTTAA
- a CDS encoding uracil-DNA glycosylase has product MKSKTDRLREIRDEVLELELSPLYEYRKANNYFPVLGEGSHDSKIIFIGEAPGKNEAETGKPFCGASGRILDELLTSVDIERSQVYVTNIVKDRPPNNRDPKPDEIALYSPFLIRQINVIQPKVIATLGRFSMVFIMEQFGLGDELKPISKMHGMVFDAKTDSGNVKILPLYHPAVSVYNPNTKKDLLADFQTLKKLLIPGMST; this is encoded by the coding sequence ATGAAAAGTAAAACTGATAGACTACGTGAGATTAGAGATGAAGTTCTTGAACTAGAGTTGTCACCGCTGTATGAGTATCGGAAAGCCAATAACTATTTCCCAGTGTTAGGAGAAGGAAGCCATGACTCCAAAATTATATTCATAGGTGAAGCACCTGGAAAAAATGAGGCAGAAACTGGCAAGCCATTTTGTGGTGCATCGGGGAGGATATTAGATGAATTGCTTACCTCTGTAGATATTGAGCGCTCTCAAGTGTATGTTACAAATATTGTAAAAGATCGCCCACCAAATAATCGCGATCCCAAGCCAGATGAAATAGCATTGTATTCGCCATTCTTAATTCGCCAAATTAATGTTATCCAACCAAAAGTTATTGCGACACTAGGAAGATTCTCCATGGTGTTTATTATGGAGCAATTTGGGCTAGGTGATGAATTGAAGCCAATTAGCAAGATGCATGGGATGGTTTTTGATGCAAAAACAGATTCTGGTAATGTAAAGATTTTGCCACTTTATCACCCAGCTGTCTCGGTATATAACCCTAATACAAAAAAAGATCTACTAGCTGACTTTCAGACACTAAAAAAGTTGCTCATTCCAGGAATGTCAACCTAG